The window GATTGCGGTCAATTTTCATTATCTTTGTCGTTCGACAATAATTTAAAATTCAAATAATGGAAATAAGAGGAAAGATTTTTCAAGTATTACCCTTACAGAGTGGTGTAAGTCAATCGAGCGGACGTGAATGGAAAAAACAGGAATATGTACTCGAAACCAATGACCAATATCCCCGCAAAGTTTGTTTTCAGCTTTTCGGCGATCGGGTCGATCAATTTCCGGTAAGTGTCGGTGATGATGTGGTAGTATCTATAGATATAGAAAGTCGAGAATATAAC of the Coprobacter tertius genome contains:
- a CDS encoding DUF3127 domain-containing protein, yielding MEIRGKIFQVLPLQSGVSQSSGREWKKQEYVLETNDQYPRKVCFQLFGDRVDQFPVSVGDDVVVSIDIESREYNGRWYTNISAWKIDKVGDMPPMPDVSIPTSPVDFMPSGSDQSNDDLPF